Proteins from one Paraburkholderia sp. BL10I2N1 genomic window:
- the fliT gene encoding flagellar protein FliT — protein MESNSLRRALTLTHALKTAVAQGDWVQAAALGDERSALLMSLQPGQPEEALAMIREIQQIDRAVTEQIKAGKEKLEEHHNCAIRRIDSVSKYHSTAML, from the coding sequence ATGGAAAGCAATTCGCTTCGCCGCGCCCTCACGTTGACGCACGCACTCAAAACCGCCGTCGCGCAGGGCGACTGGGTGCAGGCAGCGGCACTGGGTGACGAGCGCTCGGCCCTGTTAATGTCCCTGCAGCCCGGGCAGCCGGAGGAAGCGCTCGCCATGATCCGCGAAATCCAGCAAATCGACCGTGCAGTCACGGAGCAGATCAAGGCCGGCAAGGAGAAGCTCGAGGAGCATCACAATTGCGCGATACGGCGTATCGATTCAGTGAGCAAGTATCACTCGACGGCGATGCTTTGA